The window GAGTCCGGTTATGCCGCCGAGCGACTTGAAGCGCATGATACTGCCGGCCCCGCATGCGCCAAGGAGTTTCCACGCTGGATAGGGGCCCGGGCAGGTGCCCCTCGCGTGCCAATCACAATTCTCATGGTTGGGCGCCCATCTTGCCGATATCGGTATCAAAGCCGAAGAAATCAAGGAGTTCAAAATGAACGGCATGTCCATCAACGTTCGAGTCCGTCTGAGCGCCATGATGTTCCTCCAGTATATGATGTTCGCCGTCTGGTGGGTGCAGTTGGCGGCCTACCTCGACAATATCGGGGTCACGGGCACGCTGAAGGCCCTGATCCTTAGCAGCATGCCCCTGGGCTGTCTGGTGGCGCCGATCTTCTGCATGATCGCGGACCGCCACTTCGCCAGTCAGAAGGTGCTGATGGCCTTGAACTTCAGTTGTGCGGCCCTGTTCTTACTGGCGGCCCTGCAGTCCAATCCAGTGGCCCTGTTCGTGTTTCTGCTGTTGGGGATGTTCTGCTATATGCCCACGTGGAGCCTGACCAACGCGGTCGCCATGGCCAATGCCCCCTCGGAGAAATTCCCCCAGATTCGTGTGTTCGGCTCGATCGGCTGGGTCGCGTCGGCGGTGTTCAGTCTCGCCGCCGTGAGACTCTTCGGGACGGCGTCTCTCGACGGCACAGCGATTCCGCTTTACTGCGGAGCCGGAACCGCCCTCGTAGCGGCCTTGCTCAACATGACGCTGCCCAACACCCCCCCGCCCGCCAAGGGCCAACCCGCCTCGATCATCGACGTGCTCGGCCTGCGGGCCATGACGCTCCTGAAAGACCGCAACTTCGCGGTGTTCATCCTGCTGTCCATGCTCGTGATGCTCCCGTTCACCATGTACTTCTCGCTCGGTTCGCAGTTCTTCGCCAGTCAGGGCTTCGAGCAGGTGACCGCGACGATGAACCTGGGCCAATTCGTGGAGATGTTCGTCATGCTCCTGGTGCCGATGGCGCTGGCACGCTACGGGTCCAAGTGGGCCCTGCTCGTGGGTCTGGGGGCCCTGCTGGTGCGCTACGTCGCTTTCTGGGGCGGGGGCGTATTCCACCTACCGTCACTGTACTATGTCGCGATCCTCGTGCACGGCGTGATCTTCGGCTTCTTCTTCGTCGGCGGCCAGGTCTACGTGGATAAGAAGGCCCCCGCCGAGATCCGGGCCCAGGCCCAGGGCCTGATCGTGCTGATCTGCTTCGGCCTCGGTATGCTCATCGGGACCTTCTTCAATGTGAGGCTCATCGACATGTATACCATCCAGTCCACCGTTGACGAGGCCGTCACTATCACCAACTGGAACGCCATCTGGGCCATCATCTCGGCCATGACGGCGGTGCTGCTCGGCGCGTTCTGGCTGTTCTTCCGCGATGACCTGGCAAAGAACGTCGCACCGATCGTCGAATAGGTGGACCAGGGCACGGCGGAGATCGCGTAGGTGCACCTTCCGTGCCCCACAACACGGGCTATGTCACACACATCGACATCCAGCTCGCTTTGAGCGGATGGCATGCACGGTACATCGGACCGGTTCTTCATGGGTTGCCCGGCGACGGGACGGGATGGGATGGGATGGGGCAGAGTCCGTCGCCATTGCTTCTTCAGGGGGTATCGTCCAGAAGTAGACCGTGTGCCCACAACTCAAACCGACGCCCGCTGTCTTTTCAGGTTCGCCTCGGAACTCTGCTGTTAACCACTTCGAATTCCCAATTGCCAAGCCAGAAGCTGTCGCCAACCCCAAAGTCATCCTCTTTCAGCGCACGTTCAGATTCTTCGATCGTCGTCATCTTCATCCACCCCCTTACAGTTGTTTGAATACGAAGGCGGCGGTGAGACATCCGCCCCGTCGCTCCCACACAGCGCCGCCAAGGTCACCAGGGGCGGGTGAGCCTGCCCCGTTTCGCACTCACTCGCCGTTCTTGGCCAGTTCCTCGTCGATCAGTGCCGAGGCCTCGTGCTTGGTCACATTCGCCGGGAACCGGATGTTGAGCTTCTTCATGAACTGCTTCTGCTTTTCTGTCGCCGGCCCGGTGCCCTGTGTCGCTCGTTCTGTACGTATCTCGCCGGACCGCCGGTCCTTGGAGACCTCCTGCAGGATCGCAATCGCTACGGCGTCACTGTTGACCTTCTCTGAGATCCCTTCAAAAAGCGCGATATAGGCATCCACCCTTTGCCGTGTATCGGTTTCCATTTTCTCATTCACCCCCTTACAAGTATTTGAGTATGAAGGTGACGGCCGGCAGTCGCTGCCCGGCTCGCCGCCCTGTTGTTCATCTGGCCCATCTGTCACTTCAACCAGCGGGCAGACCGCCCAGTCCTGCTTATTCACCTTCCAGACCCGTGGACCCAGACTCTTGAGTTCGCCCTCGCAAAAATAACCCCACTCGGCACACTCCGGGCAGGCTGACAGCCGAACGTAGCCGAAAAGGATCTGATCATCCGTGTAGACCTTACCGCCGATGATGCTGTCCTGCTTCCAGGCCTTCTCAGTCACAAACCAGTAGCTGCCGTCAAAACTCTCGTAGATTTCGATGACGCGCCGGCCTTTGATCGTTATCGTTTCCATACTATATACAAGACATACATGTATATAAATATTATGGTACTGGAATATATATGTTCTGTCGCAACAATGCTTATATAGTCATGTCACGATGTAAGTTCTATGCCAACAATAACGATCTATCTGACAAACGACCTGTACGACAAAGTGCGGGACGCACCCAGTAAGACAGTCAGAGCCGCACTCGAGCACTACTTCAAGGATGACGACGAACCTGTCAAGAATCCCGAACAGCGCCGGCACCCTGGCAATGAACCACACAAGAACTCGAACGCCACCGATACCGGCGGCGGCACTGAATAGTCCCCGGTATATCGGCCGCCGCCGTTGATCTCGCCGCCCCCGCCTCTGCTTCTCGCTTCACCTCGTTTTGCTGTCGTTGAACGTCGCACCCAGATTCCCTTGTGGTGTTCATAGATCCTCTCCCCGTTCCGCAGGGAAAGCGACCCCGGAGCGGCTGTGGAACCCTCGTTCTGCGTCACGGCTGTAACTGATGGCTCCGTTGGTCCCTCCAGGAGCCACCGATCAAGCCGAATCCACCGGCACCCACCGAACATACCTAGCCAGGCCAATCATTTCATGCACCATTGCCGAAAGCACACGATCTGTGCGGGGGCCCCGGGTAACCGGGGTCCCTACGGGGTCCCTACCGCGACCTACAGAGCTGTTGACACCAAGGAGGCCGTTACGCAGAGCCGATTCGCTGTTACCCGGTCGTAGGGCGAATTCCAACGACGGCCGGGACAATACGGACTTCGCCGTCTTTGTCTCGCAGTGCCTTACACAAAGCAGGGATTGCTTGGGCCGAGCCTATTCTTCCTAAATTCCAAGCGGCCGTCCCACGCACATACGTACTCCTGTCTTTAAGGCCCTTAATAAGAGCCTTGATGACTTGTGTCGAGCCTATGTCTCTACGTAATGCCACACTTGCCGATATGCGTGTGCCTTTATCTCCACTACTCAGTAGCTTCAGAAGAGAAAGAACTGCTGTATCACAGCCACAATCCTTCTTCCCGGCGAAGACCGGCGTAGATGAACGTCGCGACCATGGCTTTGAGGGTGGGCGAGTCGTCGAAGACGCGGAGTTGCTCTGCGATCTGACTCACACTCAGGTACTTTATGTTGTGAGCAGGCTCGCGCCGGCGTTCCACTGAGGCGGCCGGATTTGGATTCCGTCGATCGGTCGGGACAAAACCCCCGTTCTTGGTCGCGTAGCCAAACATGCGATGCAAGACCTCCCGGTATCGGTTAGCTGTCTTTGGGGCGATCCTGTCCTCCCGGATGCGACGCGAGATGAAGCCCTCCATGACAGAAGCGGTGATTTCCTCCAGGAAGCTCGCTCTTATGTGAAGGTGTGCCTTTTGGTCCTCCACAGGCTTGGAGTTTCCTGCCCTCCACCGCGTGTTGACACAACTGCCGTGGACAAGTGAGGGGCACACCGGGCCGAAGAAGATTCGAAGGACTGACAGGTCTGCCGAATAGGACTTCTTCGTTCTGATCGTTGACAGGAATTTGCAGAAGTCCTCCAGAAACGCCGGCAAAGGCGTCTTGGACGGAGCAAGAAGCTCTCCTTTGGCGTCCTCACCATCAATCTGTCGCTTGACCCGCTTGGCTACCCGGGCGTCTTTGGTCCCGAGGGAATAGTACACTTGGCGACCGTTTGCGTAATACTTGATCCACCAAGCTCCACCCTTCTTTCGCTGAAAAATCGATGCCATGGCAACACCTCATACGGCGCCCCCGATCCACCATAGCCTGCCCCATCCCGGGGGCGATTCGGTCAGATTTAGTTGCATTTTAGTTGCACGCCAATCTGGCCAAATAAAAAAGGACAGGCGTAAGTGCCTGTCCCTAAAGGTGTTGCCTCAATAGCGGGGGAAGGATTCGAACCTCCGACCTCCGGGTTATGGGCCCGACAACCCAGGTTTTTGTAACATTCTTCAAATCAACGATTTACGCGTTTGTCTTCGTCGCACAAGGACTTAACGAAATCGTCATGATGACCATGGTGATCATGATGATCACAGATTTTGCTACATTTTGCTACAGTCGCCAGTGACACGCAAGGAGGAAAAATGCCTGCTGCCATCAGCCTTCTCCGTCGTTCATCAGCTTGCACAGGACTCGGTGAATACGCCGGATCCGTTCGTCATCCGACATGAGCAGCATGATACCGCGGTTGAATACTGTGATCTCGACCGTGTCGTCAGTGAGTATCAGTTTGAGGTAATCGTACTCAATCGGATCACCAGCCCCCTCGTCTCCATAGACACCGCCAAGGTTGAGCAGGTTCTCCTCGATGACCGCTTTCCTCACGTCCACCGGAATTTTCTCGCCGGGCCACGTTTTGACCTGCAGGTCGTCCGGTTGTATACCGGCTTCGAGCATCCCACAACGGTAATCGATCTGTTCAAGGTCTTGGATCACGGTGCGTCTCCTTTCGCTGGCCGGCCTCTCAGCATGAGCATACCATTGATTGAACAATAAGACCAACTCAAGCCAGAATTGCGCAACAAGTGCGGCTTCAAGGTAAGTCCCTCTTGCATGCCGATTTCCGGCCCCCTATTGGGCACCTTTCACCATCACCCCATCAATCGAGACGACCATACTCAATCCAACCCCCGAATGCAAGCTCAACGCGGGCTCCTGAAATCGCCCCTTCAAGCCCCCTGCAACAGCCATCTACAGAACATCTATTGTGGAAACGATGCATCGGAACTGGTCTCATCTGACAAGTACAATGACAAAGTTTCGAACTCCAACTATCAGTCCTTGGCATACACCTCACATCGAGCCGCAAACGTGGCAAGGGTCATCTGGTCTTGTATTTGGTCATGGGGGATCAGCAGGTACCGCCACGGTTTACCACCATTCTCGTTGGCGTGAGCCGTCGCATGCTTGCACCAGGTCGCTGCCGCATCCGCCTTGGCAAGGACAACCTCGTCTGTCACTTCGTTTGCCCGTTTCGGCTCGCAGAGGAGCTTCTCCGTCTTGGTCTCGACGACGAAGTCTGGCTCGTAGGAATCCTCATGGCTGTAGTGAATCTGAAGATCGCCCTTGGCGGGCTTGAACCACTTCAGCACGTCATCCTCGTTCTCGACCAGCACGGCGAACCGACGCTCAGGGTCTGAATCGAACTTCTGAGCCGGATAGAGGCACTTGTGGAAGCCTCCAAACACCATCGAACTGATTCGGTTCCGCTGGCCTTCGGGCACGGTGACGCGGAAGTCGCGCACATCCTCGTTGGCCGCAGCCGAGTAGTTGTTGGCACGCAGAGTGTGGAACCCGCGTGTCACGTGTGCCTCATAGGCGCTGGCAGACTCGACAAAGTGTTGCTGCATCTGGGAATGGATCAGGTTCACCAGGGTCTGCTGGTGGTACTGCAGCACATTGATCACGTCGTCTTCGTCGGTCAGATATTCCCGCAGCCGGGCCACGACCTGCCCAGCCAGCTTGTACAGCAGTCCGGCGTGTTCGTCATAGCTGACATCGTCGAAGTCGATCAGCCCGCGAACGAGGTAATCCTCGGGCCGCTTCTCCTTGATGATGCCCGAACCGTCCTGCAGCCGATACCGCTGGTCCTCGTGCAGATGTTGGATGAGGATTCTATCCTCGACCGGAGGATAGTTGATGTTCCGCACATCGAGGTCGAAATCCTCGTACCGGCACGTCACCTCGCCCTTGGGTACCACAACGATCTTTGGCACGTCGATAGACAGCTCGCAGTACAGCTCGGTTGTCTTCTGCACCACCTCGGCCACGTTCACCGCCTCAACGATACCCTCAAGCACGCCCTGGGCTGGCCGAACAATCTCCTGAACTTTCTGCACGATTTCCCGCTGGATCTCAGCATCCTGCAGTTGATCGCTTCCCTTGAGCCGCTCGTACTGCTTGATAATCTGGTATGTCGCCTTGGCGACTTCTTGCTCTTCAGGCTTCTCGAAGAGCTTCCTTTGTTCCGGGACAGCCCGACCTGTCGCCGGGAATGGAGCCACATCTCCTGAGATGGCCTGCTCGAACGCACTCTTGATCTCCAGAGCCTTCCGACCTTCTCCCAGTATGTCCCGCCCGATCACCACGCCAGTTCGGATGATTGAGTTCGGGTCGTTTGCGTGGTCCACGATCTCCTGAAACTTGTCGTGCGACACAATCGTCAGGCGATCCACCGCCGGTACGCCCACGCGCTTCCCATAGGGCAGGCGCAGGCCGCGACCGATCGACTGCTCCACGAGCGTCCGCGAGTTCGCCGCCCGCAGCGGGACGATCGTGTAAAGGTTCGTCACGTCCCAGCCTTCTTTCAGCATGTTGACGTGAATGACGATCTCCACCGGATTGTCCGGGGCTTCGACGGTCAGTAACTGCTGGACGACATCGTCCTTTTCCTCACCTCGGATATTCGAGTGGACCTGAATGACCCTGCCTTTGTACCTGCCCTCGAAGAACGTCTCGCCCTCGATGACTTGCTGCAGGGCGTTGGCGTGCGTCGTATCCGTCGCCACGACCAGCATGAACGGTTTGACGATGGGCTTGTCGTTATTGCGGGCGTACACCTCCAATTCGACCTTCGTGTTCTCATGAATCCGCACGCCGTCCTCAAGCTTGACCTTCTCCAGTCCCTCGGCCGAGTAAGCATTGGGGTCGAAGTTCTCGCGCGTCGCCACGGCCGGTTCCTTCACAAATCCGTCATCCATCGCCGACGCCAGCGGATAACTGTAGATCACGTTCTTGAACGGCACGCTACGGCCACCGGTTTCGACCTGCGGCGTCGCGGTCAGTTCCAGGCCGAGAATCGGCTTGAGCTCATTGATCGCCCGCACGCCTGCCGTCGCCCGGTAGCGATGGCTTTCGTCCATCAGCATCACCAGATCGTCGAGGCCTGCCAGATAATCGAAATAGCTCTGGCCGATGTACTCACTCAACCGCTTGATGCGGGGACTCTTGCCTCCGCGCACCTCGCTGTTGATTTTGGAGATGTTGAAGATGTTGATATGGCAATCATCGGGAATATCGAACAAGTGTCCACGCGCCGAGGTCACCGATTCATACGTCTCGCCAGTAATGATCACCGGCGGGTTCGTGGTGAACTCACCGATACCTTTGAAGACGTACTTCGGCGTATTGGGCGTGAAGTCCGCGATCAGCTTATTGTAGATTGTCAGGTTCGGCGCCAGCACAAAGAAGTTGCGGATGCCCTCGGCCTGGTAGAGGTATGCGATAGACGCACCCATCAGCCGTGTCTTGCCCACGCCCGTGGCTAGGGCAAAACACAAGGACGGGAACTCCCGCTCGAAGTCTTCCACCGTTGGGAACTCGCTTCGGATCGCCTGCAATGCCACCATCGGGTCGGCATCCTTGACCAGCGAAACACTCTCACACACCCGAGCCAGAATCTCCAATGATTCCCGCTGTGGTGGACGAAGGCTCAGCCGATTACTGACCGCGTTGACGTGTTGAATCGCCATGGATCACTTGCCTCCCTTTTCGTCCAACCGCTTCCGCCGGTCTTCAAGCTGCTTGACCTCTTCGACCGCTTCGATGAAGTGCCTTTCGACGGGCGATGGTTCAGTCAACATTCGCTGCTGATATCTTTCGTATTCCTGCCGGGCCTTCTCCAGCGCCTGCTGGTGACTGACCGTTCCGGCATGCGTCAGGATCTCCCGACCGGTCATCGTCAAGAAATCGTCGAGCCGCGCCACCCAGTCTTTCATGTACATCGGCTGGCGATTCAACGCCTGCAATTCCGCCAGTTCCAGGTACGCCGTCACCATGCGATTCAGGACCTCAAGCTCTTGCGGCTGAAGGTAGTTCTTCGCGATCCCCACATCGGCCCTGCGAATCGAATCGCCGGGCCAATTGGTCATGCCCATATGCGGCTGGTTCGCATCGGCCCGGCCGGCGATAATTTCTGCCGCCGTGTGCCCGTGCGACGCCCAGTGCATCTTGTTCTGCACCACCTTGAAGAACTCCTGCGAGACCTCCGCTTTCGGGTCGTAATCGATGCTCGTGGCGTAGATGTCCAGCACCTTCCGCCAGAAGACCTTCTCCGACGAGCGAATATCCCGAATCCGGGCCAGCAACTCGTCGAAATAGTTCCCGCCCCCAGCGGCCTTGAGCCGTTCATCGTCAAGGGCGAAACCCTTGACCAGGTACTCACGCAACCGCTGGGTCGCCCAGATCCGGAATTGGGTCCCCCGCAGGCTGTTGACCCGGTAGCCGACCGATATAATCGCATCCAGGTTGTAATGCTCAAGCTCGCGTGTAACCTGACGCTCGCCTTCCTGGCGAACTGTTGCGTAAAACGCAACAGTTGCCTCCGCAGACAACTCTCCCTCCTCGTAAATGTTTTTCAGGTGGCGACTTATGCGCGACTTATCCACCTGAAACAGCTCGGCCATCTGCTGCTGCGTCAGCCAGATCGTCTCGCCTGCAAAGCGGCATTGGATGCGTGTCCGGCCGTCCTGCGTCTGATACAGCAGAAACTCGCCACCCGGGTTGGTGGGAATGATCTCAGCCGTCATTTCTCGCCTCCTTTCGAGTCGTCCTGGGCCATATCAAACAGCGTCGGGCCCGCCTCCTTGCCCTTGCCGAACCTCCTTACGGGCTTGCCGTCGCCGGCCCGCTGGGCTTCGTGCTGCTCGACCACTTCCGGCGGAGCATCGGGCAAGTTCTCGATCTCCAGCGAGTAATCGTCGTGACCCCATTCGCACTTCTTCAGCACCGCCTTGGGAATCTTCTTCACCGTCAGGTTCTCGAACTGACTCACGTCACAGCGGAACGCGCTGCAGCAGATCAGCAGACTGCGGTTGGGGCCAACCTCGTCGCTGAGCTTGGCCAGCATGTCCTTGCTCATGAACTGCGTGGTCACGTAGATGAAGTCCGTCTCGGAGCTTCGTCCCTGCTGCCAGTAGACATCGGGGTTGGGATCAAACGTGAACCCTTCCAGCTTACACATCGCCTCGGCCAGCATCGCCGCGTTGAACTCAGGGTTAATGACCGGATTGCCCCATTCATCCTCGACGATTAGGGATGGTCCGAGCCGGTAGTAGCGAAAGCCGCCGCCTCCCTTCCAGTCGACGGCCTTGCTGATCCCACCCTGGTCCTCGCCGTCGATCACCTTCTTCATGCGTGGGATGATGTGGGTATGGCAATGATCGCCAAGCTCGACCATGATCCAGCGGCGTCCCATTTTCTGGGCGGTCGTGCCCGTCGTGCCCGTCCCGGCGAATGAATCAAGGACCCAGTCGCCAAGGTTTGAGGCAATCGTAAGAATTCGTTCAATCAGACCTTCCGGTTTAGGCGTGACGAATAGCTCTTCCACATCAGGAAGAAGCTTCTTCAAATGCTGTTTTGCAGCTTGGTTGTGACCAACTTCATCATAGGTCCAGATTGTCTCGGGCACGATCCCATCGATGACTTCCGACAGAAACCGCTTGATCGCAGGCACATTATTGCCGTCCTTGCCCCACCAAATACGGCCCTCACGGTCCATTTCCTCCAGCCTCTCTTTCGCCACACGCCAATACATGCCTTGCGGCGGACCAGTTATCACCCTACCGGAGGGGCATTTGATAGGATACCGGCCTACGCTGTAGTAGTTGCGTGCAGACAAATCGCTTGGTTTCCAAGGCCCTCGGGGATCATTGTCAGGATTCTTGTATGCGCGATCCTGCTTCTCTGTACGTGGCAGCAGATTTCTCTTCCACGATGATACATCGCGTGCATAGCAGACAACGTAGTCGTGGTTTTCGGAAAGGAATTTGGCGGAACTCTTTGGAGAATATACCTTCTCCCAAATGCACTGCGCAATGAAGTTGGCTCGCCCGAACACCTCGTCGAGCAGAATGCGCAGGTAGGGCATCTCATTGTCGTCGATGCTGATCCAGATCGAACCATTTTCGGCAAGTAGCCGTCGCAGAATCTCCAGACGGTCGCGCATCAGGGACAACCAGAGTGAATGCTCAATACCATCGTGGTAGTGCGTGAAGGCCGAGCCGGTGTTGTACGGCGGATCGATGTAGATGCACTTGATCCTGCCGGTGAACTCCTGCTCCAGCGCCCTGAGGGCCAGCAGGTTGTCACCGAAGATCAGCCGGTTATCGAAGAAGTCGTTCTCGCTGACCCGACGGGCCGCATGGTACGACTTGCCCGCGTCCTCAATCAGCACGCGCGGCTCCAACTTCGGCCGGTTCTCCTTGCCGATCCAGGTCAGTTCGAGACGTGTATTGCTCTTGGCCATGCTATTCACACCTTCGCGTACCGATAGTTGTTCCTGATGTTGGCGTGCATGAACTGTCCAATCGAGCGTGCGCGCATTAACTCCTGGTAAACGACCTCAGGCACATCGAAGTACTGGTACACTGAGTTGCCCTTGAATTCGACTTCAAGAGTCAAGGTGCTCGGGTCATAACCTATCGACACGACGTTTGATGAAGTCACCGGTGTTCTGTTCATGGGTTGCCTCCAGGATTGTCTGTGCAACGGGGATTCTCGCTTCGCCACTTCTCAAGAACGCGAGCGTAATTTTCAACTTGCTTCCGGCGGTTCCAGCCACCATCGGTATCCGGGTCGTATATCTTCGGATCGTGGCTATCCGGTCGACGGTTCTTGGCTGGCGCATCAATCAGGGCCCGCAGGGGCAGGTGGACCGCCTCGCCAACGATTATGGCTTCGCCGGTACGCAGGGTGGGCAGCATGTTGAAAAGGCCCTCAAGATTGTCGCTCACCGTGCCGGTCACATGGGAACGGTCAGTGGTGTTGGCCAGCCGCATGGCGAACATCGTGCCGCATTGAGAGAGGATGGTTGGATCAATCTCGGCTGGCCGTTGGCTAACGATCATTGCGCCAAGGCCGTACTTCCGGCCTTCTTTGACAATCCTGCGAGCTGCAGTGGAAGCCGCACCTTCGTTCCCGGCATTGAGATAGGCGTGTGCTTCTTCCAGGACGAAGAGTAATGGCCGTGTTCGTCCGCCTTCGGGGAGGTAGCGTGCCCAGAAGAGCGCCTCGAAAAGGAGGCGGATGAGGACGCCAATAAGGTCCATCAGAATGGACACTGGAACGCCGGACAGATCGAGAATGGTTATGGGCTTGTCCCCGCCTACCCACGATCTGATCAGTGCATCGAGATCCTGTGCGGGTTGAGCATCGAGATTCTGAAGAGTCGGGTTAGGACACCAAGGGCCAGGACGAAACATGAAGTCATACCGTGTATCCCGCAGAAGTGATTCAGTGGCCAAAATCTGGCGGCGGACATTGAGCGGAGCACCGCTGAGATAGACGCGGTTGGGGCCACCCGATGTAATCGGGCGGTATCGTGGCGGATTAACGCCCATAATGTCGCCGAGCACCGGCTGTCCATCTGGTCCGGGTTCAATGGCCTCTGTTGCATCGCTTTGATTGGCTCCTTGAGCAGTATGGGTGGAACAGACGCAGCGGTGCAGTTCATACCATAGACGGTGGATGCTGAACGGAATCGGCGTATCCACGGTCATCGTGTCGGCCGTGACGCCGTTGCGTGCCTGTGCGCCAATCGAGGCCAGCTTCAACTGTTTGATCTTCTCAACCAGAGCAGCACGGTCGGCATCATTTAATCCCCGAAACGGTGTAACACGAAGAAGCTCGTCAAGACTCAACGCCCAGTAGGGAATGAAGAGTGGCTGCTCACCTCGTGCCTCATCGGCGTTGACTCGAAAGATCGTTGCCCGATCACTCAACGCGGCGTGGTACTCGCCGTGGATGTCGAGAACGATGATACGCGACGATGGATACCGGACGGGATCAGAGAGTGAGGCAAGAAGATTGGCAACGGTGGTGGATTTGCCCGCGCCTGTCGTGCCCACGACAGCGCTGTGGCGGGTGATTAGCCGATCAATGTCCACCAGTGCCGGGATGGACTCCGCACTTGCGAGGTTACCTATCCGGACGAAGTTCGGTGCGTCTGGCCTGCCATAAATACGGGTCAAGTCCTGCTCGGTTACAAGGTGGGCTTCATCTCCGATGGTTGGGTACTGCGATATTCCGCGTTTGAACTCACCTGATCGCCACCCCTCGCCAATGAGCTGAACCTTCAACCAACGATAGCCGTACGGTTCGACCTTGGCCAAGGCTTCAGGAACAGCCCCAGCGCCGACTTGCGACACGATTCCGAAGAGGTCGACAAATCCAATCCCGATGCGAACGAAGCTGCCAATCTGGCCGATGCGGTAGCCGTGCCCATCGATGAAGGCCAGTCCAGACACCGTGTCCTTGTCGAGGGCGATGCTGATCGTCGCTCCCTGGACGTCTTGCACGGTTCCCAGATAAGTTGGGCTACTTGCCACTGGGCACCTCCAGTGGTTGTCGGACCGCGCCAACCAACTCTTGAAGGAACTGCCCGAAGACAGCGAAGTCCCCAAGTGCGAACTCGGCTCTGCGTTTGGCCTTGTCGTTCGTCGGGTCTACGGGGATCCACGTTACCCACCGCCCCGCATCGGAAGACACCGACTCAGCGTCCTTCTCCGGCCAGGCCGATTCCTGGCCTCCGATTACTCCACCGTCCCGCGCAAGAACGTTTAGATTGGGACGATTC of the Anaerobaca lacustris genome contains:
- a CDS encoding ATP-binding protein; amino-acid sequence: MASSPTYLGTVQDVQGATISIALDKDTVSGLAFIDGHGYRIGQIGSFVRIGIGFVDLFGIVSQVGAGAVPEALAKVEPYGYRWLKVQLIGEGWRSGEFKRGISQYPTIGDEAHLVTEQDLTRIYGRPDAPNFVRIGNLASAESIPALVDIDRLITRHSAVVGTTGAGKSTTVANLLASLSDPVRYPSSRIIVLDIHGEYHAALSDRATIFRVNADEARGEQPLFIPYWALSLDELLRVTPFRGLNDADRAALVEKIKQLKLASIGAQARNGVTADTMTVDTPIPFSIHRLWYELHRCVCSTHTAQGANQSDATEAIEPGPDGQPVLGDIMGVNPPRYRPITSGGPNRVYLSGAPLNVRRQILATESLLRDTRYDFMFRPGPWCPNPTLQNLDAQPAQDLDALIRSWVGGDKPITILDLSGVPVSILMDLIGVLIRLLFEALFWARYLPEGGRTRPLLFVLEEAHAYLNAGNEGAASTAARRIVKEGRKYGLGAMIVSQRPAEIDPTILSQCGTMFAMRLANTTDRSHVTGTVSDNLEGLFNMLPTLRTGEAIIVGEAVHLPLRALIDAPAKNRRPDSHDPKIYDPDTDGGWNRRKQVENYARVLEKWRSENPRCTDNPGGNP